TTACTTTTCTCAACAGGCGGTTTTGGCTGAGTTATATTAACTTTAGCTTTTCCTAAAACTCTAATAATCTCATCTTCTACACTCTTAGCGACTTCTGGTCTAGCTGAAACTATCTCAACATCGATAACAGGCGTATCACCTTCTTTGATATCTTTAACAAAACCAAACTCAACAATGCTCTTTTTAAAGCCAGGATAGATGACGGTTTTTAGTTTTTCTAAGATCTCATCTTTTTTCATATTTTCTCCTAAATTTAAACTTTGGAAATTATAACTAAAATTTGATAATGTAAATTTTATAAATTCCAACACTTAAATTTATATAATTTAAAATCATTTTTAGCCCAACTTGTGTATAATTGTAACATTTTAAAAATTAGGGAAAATGATGGATATATCTTTAGTGCTTTTGGCTGCTGGGTCTGGGTCTAGGATGAAAATTGCTGCTAAAAAGCAGTGGCTAAGAAGCGGAGAAGATCCTTTTTGGCTAGTAGTAGCTAGGAATTTTAAGAGTTTTTATAAATTTAAAAAAATCATCATAGTTGGCGGGGTTGATGAGATAAAGTATATGAGTGAATTTGACTCAAGCTTTGAATTTGTAGCAGGCGGATATGAGAGGCAAATTTCACTAAAAAATGCTCTAAAAGAGGTAAATTCTGAGTTTATAATGGTAAGTGATGTAGCAAGAGTTGGGGTTACAAAAGATCTAACCTTAAGGCTTATTCAAGAGTGCGTTAAATTTGACTGCGTAAGTCCATATTTAAGCGTTAGCGATACAGCTTATTTGGGTGAAAATTTAATAAATAGAAATGAACTAAAACTTATCCAAACTCCACAAATTTCAAAAACATCTTTACTTAAAAAAGCTCTGCAAAGTGATGAAAAATTTACAGATGATAGCTCAGCAGTAAAAAGCGTAGGCGGTAAACTTGGATTTATAAAAGGCGATATTAAAGCCTTTAAACTAACTACAAAAAATGATCTTTTAAAGCTAAATTTACCCTCTCCTAGCAGTGAGTCTTTAAGTGGAAACGGCTATGATGTGCATAAATTTGAAAGTGGCGATGGACTTATGATATGTGGTGAGAAAATTCCTTGCGAGTATAGCTTTGTGGCTCATAGTGATGGAGATGTCGCATTTCACGCATTAAGTGATGCTCTGCTTGGGGCAGCTGGACTTGGCGATATAGGTGAGTTTTTTCCTGATACAAATCCAGCTTTTAAAAACGCAAACTCAGCCGAGCTTTTAAAACAAATCCTTCAAATCATAAAAGGATATGGATATGAAGTAGTAAATGCTGATGTTACAATACTTGCTCAAACACCAAAACTAAGTCCATATAAAGCTAAAATGAAACAAAACATAGCTGAAATTTTAGGCACAAAAAGAGTAAATGTAAAAGCCACCACAACTGAAGGACTTGGATTTGTTGGTAAAAAAGAGGGAATTGCCGCAATAGCAACGGTAAATTTAAACTATTTTGACTGGACGAAAGTATGAAAATTCTAATAGTAGAAAACGAAGTTTACTTAGCTCAAAGCATTGCTGCAAAGCTTACAAGCATTGGTCATGAGTGCGAAATTTCTGTCAAACTAAAAGATGTTATGGCTTATGAAAAATTAGATGCACTGTTATTATCAGCTAATATGTTTGGCGAAAATATCTACGATGTTATTAAAAAATTTCAAGACTCAATCATAATAATGCTCATATCTTATATCAGCAACGATACGGTTTCAAGACCTTTAAAATCAGGTGCGAGCGATTATATCCAAAAGCCATTTATGGTTGAAGAACTTCTTAGAAAATTAGAGCATTTTAGAGAATTTAATAGTTTAAAAAAACTTAGAAATTCTTTTGAAAACTATATGGATTTTTATTTTTTGGATTCTAAAAATTTTGAATTTAAAAACCTAAAACTTCCACTCTTTTTAAACTCTAAAAATTCTAAAATTTCAGATGAATTTGCATATAAATACTCTAAATTTATAAAGTCTGATTTTAACGTTATAAGCTTAGATGATAAGAATTTAGACTCTTTAAAAAGACTGAATTCATACTCATATTTACTAAATTTTAGTTCACTTAAAAACAAAGAGCAGTTTTTTGAGATTATCAAAAACAGACCATTTATAATAAACGCAAAAGGCGTAGATATTTCGTTACCTTTTGAAACGCTAAATTTAGAAAGTGATAAAAATTTTAGCATGATTGATGACATCTTAACTGTTGATGAGTATTTTAAATTTGTGATAAAAAACTATCAAGATAGCTTTTCAGATACACAGTTAGCTAAAAAACTTGGAATTTCAAGAAAATCTTTATGGGAGAAAAGAAAAAGATATGGCATCCAAAAACATAACAATATCGTCTGAAATTTATGGTCTTTTAAAACTTATAAAAAACCAAATTTTATCTAAGTTTAACACTTTGATGGATGAAGCTCAAATTGATGAAGTAGTATCAACCAGCCGTTTAAATGGCGAACTTATCCCATATGCTTATATATTTGCCCCAGCTGGAGAAAGCAACCAAAGTATAGTAAAAAAGGCAAATTTAGGTGATGAAATAGAGCTTTTACTTGATGAAAAACCTGTTGGTAAAATATATGTAAATTCAAGCTTTAAGCATAAAAATTACTGGAACTATTTTTCCATTTTTGAAGCAAATGCTATCGCTACAACGCCTAAAAATGAAAAAAAGTGGTGCTTAAGTGGAGAAATAGAAATTTATAATGACGCTTTAGAAAAACAAAAAAAGGATTTTTTAGCTATTAAAAAAGAGCTAAATTTACAAAAAGTAACAGCTCTTATGCTAAGCGCAAACCCATTTCATAGAGTCCATGAAAGGCTTATTAGGCTTACTATAGATAAGGCTGATTTTGTTTTGCTTTTTTTAATTAAAAGCTTAAAAGAAGACGCTTTAGAGTATGAACTAAGGCGTAAAACGCTTGAGTATTTTGTAGATAAATTTCTACCAAAAGATAGAGTTAAGATTATTTTATTTTCCAACACGACTCTTTTTTGTGATCATAAAAATCCAGAACTTGAGTGCATCGCAGCTTGCAACTTTGGCGCAAATAAAGTCATAATCGGGCAAAATCATGGCTCTATTGGGATGTTTTACGATGAAAACCAACCTCAAACTATAGTCGATAAAGTTAGAGCAAATTTAGATGTAGAAATTTTAGTAATGCCTGAGTTTGTCTACTGTAATGAGTGTGGTACAATAGTTAGTTCAAAAACCTGCCCACATGGCGCTCATCACCATGTAAAATATAATAGTGATGCTATAATAGAGCTTTTAAGGGCTGGAATTTTGCCACCTATGATTTTGATGAGAAAGGAGATTTCAGCTATTATTTTAAGCGAAATTCATAAAAATAGATTTAAAAATTTACAAAATGTATATGATAAACTATTTCCAAATAACGGTATTTTAGAAACGCACACTGAGTTTGACTTTTATAAAGAGTTAGCCAAACTCTACCAAACAACTTCACTTATTTAAAGGAAAAATATGAAATTCAATAGCAAGACAAACAAAATAATACTAACATTTTTTGGCGCAGGGCTTTTAAGACCAGCACCTGGCACTTGGGGAAGTTTAGCTGGTCTTATAGTAGCACTTCCTATAGTTAAATTTCTAACCTTAGAAAGTCTTTTTTTATTAGCCATACTTTTTTTGCTTATTGGCATTAGCGAAACAAACAAATATGAAGCAAATGGCGGAGAACACGATAATTCTAGCATAGTAATTGATGAAGTTGTAGGAATCTGGATAACTTTAAGTATGGGCTTAGCGGTTACAGCAAACAATGAAAAACTTAGCATCTTAGCTTGTATTTTAAGTTTTGTATTTTTTAGAGCTTTTGATATCAAAAAACCATCTATTATAGGCAAAATTGATAGAGATGTAAAGGGCGGATATGGCGTAATGTTAGATGATGTTGTAGCTGGATTTTTTGCTGGGCTTGGGGTTTTAATAGTACTTGGAGCGATGATTAAATTTGGATATTCTCATCTGATATTTTAGCCTAAAAAGGGTAAGATTTTACCCTTTTTTAATAATTTAACTTAGTTTTTCTAAGTTGGCTAAATTTGGGATTGCTAGTAAATTCTCTACACTCAGGGCTATTATCACTTGTTCCATTAACAAAAATGTAGTTTTCATTTCCATCAGGTTTTATCTCAAATGTAGCACACCAATAAGCCGTGCCATCAGGCTTTTTGATACCATAAAGGTATGACTTACCAATTTCTAATCTATCATTTGAATTCTCAAAACCTTGAGCTGATGTCATAAGCCCTATTTGAGTTAAGTTACCATACTTCATATTGTAACTTCTAATATCTTCAATAGCTGTTTCTAACTCACTCAGTGCTTGAAATGTTAGTATTTGATTACCAGCGCCATCCTTAAATTTAGGAACTATAACCTTAAAAATAACAAATAATACAATAGCAATAATTACAAGCCCTTCAACGCCACCTTTTTTCATTTTATCTCCTCTATTTCAAGTAAAATTTCATTTATGCCTTTTGTCTGCAGATATTTCTCATAGCTTTTCTTTACAAAAGCACCAAGAAGATCCTTAGCATCAAGGTTATTATTATGATCTACTATACCTTGAAGCTCTTCCTTTAAAATCTGGGCAAAATCGTCCTCAACAGTTATCTTATAAGACCTTGATAGCGATCTACTTGTTATGTAAACCTCAAGCTCTTTCACTATTTAAAACATCCTCGATCTCTTTAAACAGCTCATCATCACTTAAATTTTTAACCGTCATATCCTCTTCAAGCTTATCAAGCTGTAAATTAAGTGCTTCATTTTGAGCTTTTGTAGCTGTTAGTTCATTTCTTAAGCTCTCATTTTCACTTACTACACTCTTATACTTATTGATAAGTTCTTTAACCTTATCACCAAGAGTTGGAACAATATTGTCACCATCAAAACTATTTTCAAACATTAACCGCCCTCTAAATTTGATATAATGTTAAAGATTATACCAAATTTATTATAAAACAAAAGGATATAGTTGAAAAATTTTGAATTAATTAGTAAATTTAGTCCAAGCAAAGACCAACAAAATGCAATTGATGGCATTGTTGATTCTATTTTAAAAGGTAATAAATATCAAACTTTGCTAGGCGTTACTGGAAGTGGAAAAACATTTACCATGGCAAATGTTATAAAAAATTTAAATATTCCAACTTTGATAATGACACACAACAAAAGCCTTGCAGCACAGCTTTATAGCGAATTTAAAGGCTTTTTTCCAAATAATAAAGTTGAGTATTTTATAAGTTATTATGATTATTATCAACCAGAAGCTTATATACCAAGGCAAGATCTTTTCATCGAAAAAGATAGCTCGATTAACGACGAACTTGAAAGGCTTAGACTTAGCACAACTGCAAATTTACTAAGCTTTGATGATGTTATAACGGTGGCTTCTGTTTCAGCAAACTACGGTTTAGGAAATCCAGCTGAGTATCAAGGCATGGTTATGTTTTTAGAAAATGGCTATAAAATTTCACAAAAAAATATGCTTATAAAGCTTATTGAGATGGGCTATACTAGAAATGATAACTTTTTTGATAGGGGAAATTTTAGAGTAAATGGCGATGTGATAGATATCTATCCGGCTTATTTTAACGATGAAGCAGTAAGGATTGAGTTTTTTGGCGATGAGATAGATGAAATTTATCATTTTGATTTTTTAGAAAACAAAAGAACGAAAACTATAAATAAATTTATCCTTTATCCAGCAAGTCAGTTTATCGTAGGAGAAAACCGCTTAAAAGAAGCGATTAAAGGCATTGAGATAGAACTTGATGAAAGGCTTAAATTTTTTAGCGACGCTGGAAAGCTGGTAGAAGCTCAAAGGCTAAAGCAAAGAGTTGAGTTTGATTTAGAGATGCTTAGAGCTACTGGATCTACAAAAGGAGTTGAAAACTACTCTAGATATATAACAGGTATGAAGCCTGGTGGGACGCCATATTCGATGTTTGATTATTACGAGATAAAAAACAAAGATTATTTAGTAATTGTAGATGAAAGTCATGTGAGTTTGCCGCAATTTAGGGGAATGTATGCAGGTGATAGAAGCAGAAAAGAAACGCTTGTGGAGTATGGATTTAGGCTACCTTCCGCACTTGATAACCGCCCTTTAAAATTTGATGAGTTTATAAATAAAAAGGGTAAGTTTTTATTTGTCTCAGCAACGCCAAATGAGTATGAGATAGAACTTTCCAAAGGAAAAGTATTTCATCAAATTCTTCGTCCAACTGGTCTATTAGACCCTGAAATTATCCTAAAAGATAGCGATAATCAAGTTGAGATTTTACACGATATGGCAAAAGAGGTCATCGCAAGAAATGAAAGAGTTTTAGTAACAGTTTTAACCAAAAAAATGGCAGAAGAACTAACAAAATACTACCTTGAACTTGGCATAAAAGTAAAATATATGCACTCAGACATTGACGCTGTTGAGAGAAATGAGTTAATTAGAGGTTTAAGGCAGGGAAGTTTTGATATATTAATTGGTATAAATTTACTCCGCGAGGGGCTTGATCTTCCAGAAGTTAGCTTAATAGCTATAATGGACGCTGATAAAGAGGGGTTTTTAAGATCACGCACAAGCTTAATCCAAACTATGGGAAGAGCTGCAAGAAATGTAAATGGAAAAGTTGTGATGTTTCATAAAAAAATCACAAACTCAATGCAAGAAGCAATCGACATCACGCAAAAAAGAAGAAAATATCAAGATGAGTATAATAAAGCAAATGGCATAGTGCCGCACTCTGCAAGTAGAAATTTAGAAGATAGTTTAAAGCTAGAAGATGCAGCTGAAATTTTAAGAGCGAGTAAAAATTTAGAAAAAATACCAGCAACTGAAAGAGCAAAAATCATAAAAGAGTTAAGAAAACAGATGCTTGAAGCAGCATCAAATTTAGAGTTTGAAAAAGCAGCTAGTTTAAGAGATGAGATAGCAAAGATTAAGGAGATTTGAGATTTTGATAATACAAATATTAGCTTTATATCGCAAAATATATAATAGAATTGTATACTTGCTTTATTAAAGTTTTTAAAAATCTTCATTAATTTTATCTAAATATTATTATATAATTATCCAAGGTATACTACCAAGATAATTTGTGATAATGAATATAGCCTTCAATTAATGAAGTTAAAAAACAAAAACATAAATCGTTAAAATATTCTAAAACTGGAGATTAAAAGCAAAATTTGTAATAATGGCTCCGGATGTTGGATTTGAAAATAAACATTTCTTAAAATATTATAAAACACTACAAAATACCATCAAACCCCCTAAAATACGGATTTAAGTGATTTAAGCTTGTTTTAAAGTATTACATTATATCATGCATCATTATAAAAACAAAGGGGAAATGAAGGGGAAAAATATGGCACTAAAATCATATAATAAAGTTTATAATACAACTAAATTTCCAGGTATTAAAATATATATAAAAGATGACAATGACATAGTTTTTTATATGAGGCAAGATGGAAAGGATATTAAAATAGGCTCTAAATCCGAAGGTGTAAATATCACATATGCTTTTAACAAAAAGAAGGAATTTGACATTCAAATTAGAAATGGAGAACTGCCAGATAGTATAGCAAAAAAATATCAAAACAAAAATGTAACTAAATTTAACGATATAGCGTATCATTTTTTTAATTACAAATTAGAAAACAATCTCGGTACTAAAAAAAATATCGATGAACAAATTGCTATGTATGAGATGTATCACAAAAACAAATTTGGAAATTTACAAACCAATGAGATAACTTCAGAGCTTATCGA
The sequence above is a segment of the Campylobacter corcagiensis genome. Coding sequences within it:
- a CDS encoding response regulator — translated: MKILIVENEVYLAQSIAAKLTSIGHECEISVKLKDVMAYEKLDALLLSANMFGENIYDVIKKFQDSIIIMLISYISNDTVSRPLKSGASDYIQKPFMVEELLRKLEHFREFNSLKKLRNSFENYMDFYFLDSKNFEFKNLKLPLFLNSKNSKISDEFAYKYSKFIKSDFNVISLDDKNLDSLKRLNSYSYLLNFSSLKNKEQFFEIIKNRPFIINAKGVDISLPFETLNLESDKNFSMIDDILTVDEYFKFVIKNYQDSFSDTQLAKKLGISRKSLWEKRKRYGIQKHNNIV
- a CDS encoding sulfate adenylyltransferase, whose amino-acid sequence is MASKNITISSEIYGLLKLIKNQILSKFNTLMDEAQIDEVVSTSRLNGELIPYAYIFAPAGESNQSIVKKANLGDEIELLLDEKPVGKIYVNSSFKHKNYWNYFSIFEANAIATTPKNEKKWCLSGEIEIYNDALEKQKKDFLAIKKELNLQKVTALMLSANPFHRVHERLIRLTIDKADFVLLFLIKSLKEDALEYELRRKTLEYFVDKFLPKDRVKIILFSNTTLFCDHKNPELECIAACNFGANKVIIGQNHGSIGMFYDENQPQTIVDKVRANLDVEILVMPEFVYCNECGTIVSSKTCPHGAHHHVKYNSDAIIELLRAGILPPMILMRKEISAIILSEIHKNRFKNLQNVYDKLFPNNGILETHTEFDFYKELAKLYQTTSLI
- a CDS encoding phosphatidylglycerophosphatase A family protein, which translates into the protein MKFNSKTNKIILTFFGAGLLRPAPGTWGSLAGLIVALPIVKFLTLESLFLLAILFLLIGISETNKYEANGGEHDNSSIVIDEVVGIWITLSMGLAVTANNEKLSILACILSFVFFRAFDIKKPSIIGKIDRDVKGGYGVMLDDVVAGFFAGLGVLIVLGAMIKFGYSHLIF
- the uvrB gene encoding excinuclease ABC subunit UvrB, translated to MKNFELISKFSPSKDQQNAIDGIVDSILKGNKYQTLLGVTGSGKTFTMANVIKNLNIPTLIMTHNKSLAAQLYSEFKGFFPNNKVEYFISYYDYYQPEAYIPRQDLFIEKDSSINDELERLRLSTTANLLSFDDVITVASVSANYGLGNPAEYQGMVMFLENGYKISQKNMLIKLIEMGYTRNDNFFDRGNFRVNGDVIDIYPAYFNDEAVRIEFFGDEIDEIYHFDFLENKRTKTINKFILYPASQFIVGENRLKEAIKGIEIELDERLKFFSDAGKLVEAQRLKQRVEFDLEMLRATGSTKGVENYSRYITGMKPGGTPYSMFDYYEIKNKDYLVIVDESHVSLPQFRGMYAGDRSRKETLVEYGFRLPSALDNRPLKFDEFINKKGKFLFVSATPNEYEIELSKGKVFHQILRPTGLLDPEIILKDSDNQVEILHDMAKEVIARNERVLVTVLTKKMAEELTKYYLELGIKVKYMHSDIDAVERNELIRGLRQGSFDILIGINLLREGLDLPEVSLIAIMDADKEGFLRSRTSLIQTMGRAARNVNGKVVMFHKKITNSMQEAIDITQKRRKYQDEYNKANGIVPHSASRNLEDSLKLEDAAEILRASKNLEKIPATERAKIIKELRKQMLEAASNLEFEKAASLRDEIAKIKEI
- a CDS encoding bifunctional 2-C-methyl-D-erythritol 4-phosphate cytidylyltransferase/2-C-methyl-D-erythritol 2,4-cyclodiphosphate synthase; translation: MMDISLVLLAAGSGSRMKIAAKKQWLRSGEDPFWLVVARNFKSFYKFKKIIIVGGVDEIKYMSEFDSSFEFVAGGYERQISLKNALKEVNSEFIMVSDVARVGVTKDLTLRLIQECVKFDCVSPYLSVSDTAYLGENLINRNELKLIQTPQISKTSLLKKALQSDEKFTDDSSAVKSVGGKLGFIKGDIKAFKLTTKNDLLKLNLPSPSSESLSGNGYDVHKFESGDGLMICGEKIPCEYSFVAHSDGDVAFHALSDALLGAAGLGDIGEFFPDTNPAFKNANSAELLKQILQIIKGYGYEVVNADVTILAQTPKLSPYKAKMKQNIAEILGTKRVNVKATTTEGLGFVGKKEGIAAIATVNLNYFDWTKV